Proteins encoded in a region of the Pirellulales bacterium genome:
- a CDS encoding haloacid dehalogenase type II has product MNARSRGKATPRSTPRRGRPRGPRPSVLIFDVNETLLDIESLNPLFQRLFGDERVLREWFGQLVLYSMTLTLAGLYKDFITLGEGAFEMLATIHKAKVSPADLENLKQGMLSMPAHPDVGSGLRKLQAAGFRMVTLTNSPSRPSGKCPLQTAGLAHFFERQFSVETARAFKPASILYHMVAQDLDVAPADCCLIAAHVWDTVGAQSAGLSAGLITRPGNAPLPVRGLPQPDFVAASLPALATKIIKER; this is encoded by the coding sequence ATGAACGCCCGCTCTCGCGGCAAAGCAACCCCGCGATCGACGCCCAGACGCGGCCGACCGCGCGGTCCGCGGCCGTCGGTCCTGATCTTTGACGTCAACGAAACGCTGCTCGACATCGAATCGTTGAACCCGCTATTTCAGCGGCTGTTCGGCGACGAGCGCGTGTTGCGAGAATGGTTCGGACAACTCGTGTTGTACTCCATGACGTTGACCCTGGCAGGCCTGTACAAGGATTTCATCACCCTTGGAGAAGGGGCGTTCGAAATGCTTGCCACAATTCATAAAGCAAAGGTCAGTCCAGCAGACCTGGAGAATCTCAAACAAGGAATGCTGTCGATGCCTGCTCATCCGGACGTGGGCAGTGGCCTGAGGAAATTGCAGGCAGCGGGATTTCGGATGGTCACGTTGACGAATTCGCCCTCCCGTCCGAGCGGAAAGTGTCCGCTGCAGACTGCCGGTCTGGCGCACTTCTTCGAAAGGCAGTTCAGCGTCGAGACGGCACGTGCCTTCAAGCCGGCGTCAATCCTTTACCACATGGTGGCGCAAGATCTCGACGTGGCCCCGGCCGATTGTTGCCTTATTGCCGCCCATGTTTGGGACACGGTCGGAGCGCAAAGCGCGGGACTTTCGGCAGGCTTGATCACGCGACCCGGTAACGCGCCGCTGCCGGTGAGGGGACTACCCCAACCGGACTTCGTAGCCGCAAGCCTGCCGGCGCTTGCCACGAAGATCATCAAAGAGCGCTAA
- a CDS encoding alpha/beta hydrolase, with the protein MTTAASVAHRTVKVRDLDIFYRESGPKAAPTVLMLHGFPTSSQMFRNLIPALGEEFHVVAPDYPGFGHSAMPPRDKFAYTFENLADVVDEFTAALGLSKYALYVQDYGAPVGFRLASRNPERVTAIVVQNGNAYVEGLDNEFWKPIKAYWQEPDNPEKRNALRPFLKVEATRWQYTHGVPRPELIAPDGWTTDQYLLDRPGNDEIQLDLFLSYGSNPPLYPKWQEYFRRHQPPMLIMWGKNDEIFPAAGAEPYKRDLKNLEFHLLDAGHFALESNGPEMARRMRDFLARHVKNR; encoded by the coding sequence ATGACTACCGCCGCAAGCGTCGCTCATCGTACGGTCAAAGTCCGTGACTTGGACATCTTCTACCGCGAGTCTGGTCCAAAGGCAGCTCCGACCGTGCTTATGCTGCACGGGTTTCCTACCAGCTCGCAGATGTTTCGCAACCTGATCCCTGCGCTGGGGGAAGAATTCCACGTGGTGGCCCCCGACTATCCTGGATTTGGTCACAGCGCGATGCCACCGCGCGACAAGTTTGCCTATACGTTTGAAAATCTGGCGGATGTTGTCGACGAGTTCACCGCCGCGCTTGGTCTGTCGAAGTATGCGCTGTACGTGCAGGATTATGGCGCGCCCGTCGGCTTTCGCTTGGCCTCGCGAAATCCCGAACGGGTCACGGCCATCGTGGTGCAAAATGGCAATGCCTACGTCGAAGGGCTGGACAACGAATTCTGGAAGCCGATCAAGGCATACTGGCAGGAGCCGGACAACCCCGAGAAGCGAAATGCGCTGCGGCCGTTTCTCAAGGTCGAGGCCACGCGATGGCAGTACACGCACGGAGTGCCGCGGCCCGAGCTGATTGCGCCCGATGGCTGGACGACGGATCAGTATCTGCTCGATCGGCCCGGCAATGACGAGATCCAGCTCGACCTGTTCCTGAGTTATGGCAGCAATCCGCCGCTTTACCCGAAGTGGCAGGAGTATTTTCGCCGGCATCAACCGCCAATGTTGATCATGTGGGGAAAGAATGACGAGATATTCCCCGCGGCGGGTGCCGAGCCGTACAAACGCGATCTCAAGAATCTGGAATTCCATCTGCTCGACGCGGGGCATTTCGCGCTCGAGTCGAACGGGCCGGAGATGGCACGACGGATGCGCGACTTTCTCGCACGGCATGTCAAGAATCGATAA
- a CDS encoding MOSC domain-containing protein, with translation MRVASVNVGMPQEVTWQGEIVTTGIFKKPVAGRIALRTLNFDGDRQADLTVHGGPDKAVYAYPREHYPDWEAVVGRSLLPGAFGENLTTEGLLEDQVCIGDEYRIGTARMVVTQPRLPCYKLGLLFGDPHIIKAFLESRRPGIYFAVTEEGQVGSGDVIELVHRDERRVSVTDMLRLIFTKTPAASDLRKILGIPRLAAVWRTEFESRLSE, from the coding sequence ATGCGTGTAGCGTCCGTCAATGTCGGCATGCCGCAAGAGGTGACGTGGCAGGGGGAGATCGTGACCACGGGCATTTTCAAGAAGCCAGTCGCGGGTCGGATCGCGCTACGCACTTTGAACTTCGATGGCGATCGACAGGCCGATCTGACCGTACACGGTGGTCCTGACAAAGCCGTGTATGCCTACCCACGCGAGCATTACCCAGACTGGGAAGCGGTTGTCGGCCGGTCGTTGCTTCCCGGTGCGTTCGGCGAGAACCTCACAACCGAAGGTCTTCTCGAGGATCAGGTCTGTATCGGTGACGAATACCGCATCGGCACGGCGCGAATGGTCGTGACTCAGCCGCGGCTCCCTTGCTACAAGTTGGGTCTCCTCTTCGGCGATCCGCACATCATCAAAGCGTTTCTCGAGTCGCGCCGACCGGGCATCTATTTCGCGGTGACCGAAGAGGGCCAGGTCGGGTCCGGCGATGTGATCGAGCTTGTCCACAGGGACGAACGTCGGGTCTCGGTCACCGACATGCTGCGGTTGATCTTCACCAAGACGCCCGCGGCAAGCGATTTGCGAAAAATCCTCGGGATTCCCAGATTGGCGGCTGTGTGGCGCACGGAGTTTGAGTCGCGGCTGAGTGAATGA
- the katG gene encoding catalase/peroxidase HPI, with protein MATETQCPFHHTAGGGTSNLKWWPNELRVDLLRQHSSKSDPMGADFNYAAEFRSLDLAAVKKDLAHLMTDSQDWWPADFGHYGPLFIRMAWHSAGTYRIADGRGGGGRGQQRFAPLNSWPDNVSLDKARRLLWPIKQKYGRKLSWADLIILAGNVALETMGFKTFGFGGGREDVWEPDQDVYWGTETNWLGDSRYSGDRELENPLAAVQMGLIYVNPEGPNGNPDPVAAARDIRETFARMAMNDEETVALIAGGHTFGKTHGAAPASNVGPEPEAAGLEQQGLGWKNSFGTGCGADTITSGLEVTWTTTPTKWSGNFFWNLFSFEWELTKSPAGAHQWTPKNGGGAGTVPHAHDPSKRIAPSLLTTDLALRFDPAYEKISRRFMENPDQFADAFARAWFKLTHRDMGPRARYLGPEVPAEELIWQDPLPAVNHKLINAQHIAALKGKILASGLSISELVSTAWASASTFRGSDKRGGANGARIRLAPQKDWEVNQPAQLAKVLKSLEGIQNEFNRSQTDGTKVSLADLIVLGGCAAVEQAAKNADQNVTVPFSPGRTDATSEQTDAESFAVLEPIADGFRNYLKGKYTVSAEALLIDKAQLLTLTAPEMTVLVGGMRVLNANVASTPYGVFTNRTDALTNDFFVNLLDMRTQWQPVSQQADLFEGRDRKTGEPKWTATRVDLVFGSNSQLRALAEVYGSSDAQKKFVTDFVAAWSKVMNLDRFDLA; from the coding sequence ATGGCGACCGAAACTCAATGCCCGTTCCATCACACGGCCGGTGGCGGCACGTCGAACCTCAAGTGGTGGCCCAATGAACTGCGCGTCGATTTGCTGCGCCAGCACTCGTCGAAGTCCGATCCGATGGGCGCGGACTTCAACTACGCGGCCGAGTTCCGCAGCCTCGATCTGGCGGCAGTCAAGAAGGATCTGGCGCATCTGATGACCGATTCGCAGGACTGGTGGCCAGCCGATTTCGGCCACTATGGTCCGTTGTTCATTCGCATGGCGTGGCACAGTGCCGGCACCTATCGCATCGCCGACGGTCGCGGGGGCGGCGGCCGTGGACAGCAACGTTTTGCGCCGCTGAACAGTTGGCCCGACAACGTCAGCCTCGACAAGGCGCGACGACTGCTGTGGCCGATCAAGCAAAAGTATGGTCGCAAGCTCTCCTGGGCCGACTTGATCATCCTGGCGGGCAACGTGGCGCTCGAAACCATGGGGTTCAAAACCTTCGGCTTCGGCGGTGGGCGGGAAGACGTGTGGGAGCCCGATCAAGACGTCTACTGGGGAACCGAAACAAACTGGCTGGGCGACAGTCGCTACTCGGGCGATCGCGAACTGGAGAATCCGCTGGCGGCCGTGCAAATGGGTTTGATCTACGTCAACCCGGAAGGCCCCAATGGCAATCCCGATCCGGTCGCCGCCGCGCGCGATATCCGCGAGACGTTCGCGCGCATGGCGATGAACGATGAAGAAACCGTGGCGCTGATCGCTGGTGGCCACACCTTCGGCAAAACGCACGGCGCCGCCCCCGCTTCGAACGTAGGACCAGAACCCGAGGCGGCCGGCCTCGAACAGCAAGGCCTGGGCTGGAAGAACAGCTTCGGCACCGGCTGCGGCGCCGACACGATCACCAGCGGACTCGAGGTCACTTGGACCACCACGCCCACGAAGTGGAGCGGCAACTTTTTCTGGAACCTGTTCAGCTTCGAATGGGAGCTGACGAAAAGTCCCGCGGGTGCACACCAGTGGACTCCGAAGAACGGTGGCGGTGCTGGTACGGTACCTCATGCCCACGACCCGTCGAAGCGCATTGCCCCGAGTCTGCTCACGACGGATCTTGCCCTGCGATTCGATCCGGCCTACGAAAAGATTTCGCGCCGCTTCATGGAGAATCCCGACCAGTTTGCCGACGCGTTCGCCCGCGCCTGGTTCAAGCTGACGCATCGGGACATGGGCCCGCGCGCGCGTTACCTTGGCCCCGAGGTTCCTGCCGAAGAGCTCATCTGGCAGGACCCGCTGCCGGCAGTGAATCACAAGTTGATCAATGCGCAGCACATTGCCGCGCTGAAAGGCAAGATTCTGGCGTCCGGCCTTTCCATTTCCGAGCTGGTGTCCACGGCCTGGGCGTCGGCCTCGACGTTCCGCGGTTCGGACAAGCGCGGCGGCGCGAACGGCGCTCGTATCCGGCTGGCGCCGCAAAAGGACTGGGAAGTCAATCAGCCGGCGCAACTGGCCAAGGTGCTGAAGTCGCTCGAAGGTATCCAAAACGAGTTCAATAGGTCGCAGACCGACGGCACGAAGGTTTCGCTGGCGGATCTGATCGTGCTGGGGGGCTGCGCTGCCGTCGAGCAGGCGGCGAAAAACGCCGACCAGAACGTGACCGTTCCCTTCTCGCCCGGCCGCACTGACGCAACGTCCGAGCAAACCGACGCCGAAAGCTTCGCGGTGCTCGAGCCGATCGCCGACGGATTCCGCAATTACCTGAAGGGCAAATACACCGTGTCGGCCGAGGCGCTGTTGATCGACAAGGCGCAATTGCTCACGCTGACCGCGCCCGAAATGACGGTGCTCGTCGGTGGCATGCGTGTCTTGAATGCCAATGTCGCCAGTACACCGTACGGTGTCTTCACCAATCGCACCGACGCGCTGACGAACGACTTCTTCGTGAACTTGCTCGACATGCGCACCCAGTGGCAGCCGGTCTCGCAGCAGGCTGACCTGTTCGAAGGCCGCGACCGCAAGACGGGCGAGCCAAAGTGGACCGCCACGCGTGTCGACCTGGTCTTCGGATCGAACTCCCAGCTTCGCGCCCTGGCCGAGGTCTATGGAAGCAGCGACGCGCAGAAAAAGTTCGTCACCGATTTCGTCGCGGCCTGGAGCAAGGTGATGAACCTCGATCGCTTCGACCTCGCCTGA
- a CDS encoding class I SAM-dependent methyltransferase, whose product MNKPAAGSADIHTAVNHGCDLCGEERFDEIARRDRRVQPLATVVCRCCGLVQHAILPSAQELDTFYAHEYRRQYKGEVSPSPRRIMRAWRKGELILERLTPHLAPGERILEVGSGIGCTVQVFDLAGYDAQGIEPNEGFCAYGATKLHARVRIAYLADVPAEPQFDVVLLVHVIEHLASPRQALAQIFQMLRPGGRLYLECPNFAAPFAAVEQMLHFGHIYNFTRGTLEAAARRAGFEVAAEYALADDPNLRLLLRKATPQESFLPADGYATTMAALRRGSVAHYHLRADYLRMRLGMLRRYVGEYLFAPRFVRRRIALCAASARARELRMASHERSAAA is encoded by the coding sequence ATGAATAAACCCGCAGCTGGATCGGCCGACATCCACACGGCCGTCAATCATGGTTGCGATCTGTGCGGCGAGGAGCGCTTCGACGAGATCGCACGGCGCGATCGGCGCGTCCAGCCGCTTGCCACCGTTGTTTGTCGGTGCTGCGGCCTGGTGCAACACGCGATTCTGCCCAGCGCCCAGGAACTGGACACGTTTTATGCCCACGAGTATCGCCGGCAGTACAAAGGCGAGGTCAGCCCGTCGCCGCGGCGCATCATGCGGGCGTGGCGAAAAGGGGAACTAATCCTCGAGCGGCTGACTCCGCACCTGGCGCCCGGCGAGCGAATCCTCGAAGTGGGGTCCGGCATCGGCTGTACGGTGCAAGTCTTCGACCTGGCCGGCTACGACGCGCAAGGCATCGAACCCAACGAAGGCTTTTGCGCCTACGGCGCGACGAAGCTGCACGCCCGCGTCCGTATCGCTTACCTGGCGGACGTGCCGGCCGAGCCGCAGTTTGATGTGGTGCTCTTGGTACACGTGATCGAGCACCTTGCCTCGCCACGCCAGGCACTCGCTCAGATTTTTCAGATGTTGCGGCCCGGCGGGCGGCTGTATCTGGAATGCCCAAACTTCGCCGCGCCGTTCGCCGCCGTCGAGCAAATGCTGCACTTCGGTCACATTTACAACTTCACGCGCGGCACACTCGAGGCGGCAGCGCGCCGGGCAGGCTTTGAAGTTGCCGCCGAGTACGCGCTGGCCGACGATCCGAACTTGCGCCTGTTACTACGCAAGGCAACGCCGCAAGAGTCATTCCTGCCGGCCGACGGCTATGCGACGACCATGGCCGCCCTCCGCCGTGGCAGCGTCGCGCACTATCACCTCCGCGCGGATTATCTCCGCATGAGGCTCGGCATGCTGCGGCGCTATGTCGGCGAATACCTCTTCGCGCCGCGCTTCGTCCGGCGGCGCATCGCGCTGTGCGCCGCGTCGGCACGGGCTCGCGAGCTACGGATGGCTTCTCACGAGCGCTCGGCAGCGGCTTAG